The Bacteroides acidifaciens genome includes a region encoding these proteins:
- a CDS encoding linear amide C-N hydrolase: MKKNLAGVVLLLVAASLGSIQQVEACTRAVYIGPEQMVVTGRTMDWKEDLHSNLYVFPRGIQRTGHNKEKTLNWTSKYGSVIATGYDIGTCDGMNEKGLVASLLFLPETIYSLPGDTRPAMGISIWTQYVLDNFATVREAVDELKKETFRIDAPRLPNGSESTLHLAITDETGNTAILEYLDGKLSIHEGKEYQVMTNSPRYEYQLAINDYWKEVGGLQMLPGTNRSSDRFVRASFYIHAIPQTSDAKIAIPSVLSVMRNVSVPFGISTPDKPHISSTRWRTVSDQKNKVYYFESTLTPNLFWLDLKKIDFSPKASIKKLSLANGEIYAGDAVKDLKDSKSFTFLFQTPVM; the protein is encoded by the coding sequence ATGAAGAAAAATTTGGCGGGAGTTGTATTATTGTTGGTTGCTGCCTCTTTAGGGAGCATACAGCAGGTAGAGGCGTGTACACGTGCAGTGTATATCGGTCCGGAGCAAATGGTGGTAACTGGTCGTACGATGGACTGGAAAGAAGACTTACACTCGAATCTCTATGTATTTCCACGTGGCATTCAGCGCACGGGACACAATAAGGAGAAAACGTTGAACTGGACGTCCAAGTATGGAAGTGTCATTGCAACAGGCTATGATATAGGAACTTGTGACGGAATGAATGAGAAAGGTCTGGTAGCAAGTCTGCTATTCCTGCCGGAAACGATTTATTCACTGCCGGGGGATACCCGTCCGGCGATGGGAATAAGTATTTGGACGCAGTATGTGCTTGATAATTTCGCGACAGTGCGTGAAGCTGTGGACGAACTGAAAAAGGAAACCTTCCGTATCGATGCTCCCCGTCTGCCGAATGGTTCGGAATCGACTCTGCACCTCGCTATTACCGATGAAACAGGAAATACTGCCATATTGGAATATTTGGACGGAAAACTAAGCATCCATGAAGGAAAAGAATACCAGGTGATGACAAACTCTCCCCGCTACGAATATCAGTTAGCTATCAATGACTACTGGAAAGAGGTGGGCGGCCTGCAAATGCTTCCGGGTACAAACCGTTCAAGCGACCGCTTTGTACGTGCTTCTTTCTATATTCATGCCATTCCACAAACCTCGGATGCTAAAATCGCCATCCCGAGTGTATTGAGTGTAATGCGCAATGTCTCCGTCCCGTTCGGAATCTCTACTCCCGATAAACCTCATATTTCTTCTACCCGTTGGCGTACCGTCTCCGACCAAAAGAATAAGGTCTATTATTTTGAATCGACTTTAACTCCGAATTTGTTTTGGCTGGATTTGAAGAAGATTGATTTCAGCCCGAAAGCTAGTATAAAGAAGCTGTCTTTGGCAAATGGTGAGATTTATGCAGGTGACGCTGTGAAGGATTTGAAAGACAGCAAATCGTTTACTTTCCTTTTTCAGACTCCGGTGATGTGA
- a CDS encoding calycin-like domain-containing protein, whose amino-acid sequence MKKNLLYLWALVCSVAFFAACSSDDDNDMNGTNPPEEEAVVTAPDVVGTYWGNLDISMKPDDSDQETVIGNGIAKFITISQVSDTEVKMELKEFELFLNGTIMKFGDIVIDKCTVKKETDASTFTGQQDLTFSGVAAVLGTCDTTVEGTVEGENLTMNINVKVGTLQQTVKVTYSGVRQVEES is encoded by the coding sequence ATGAAAAAGAATCTATTGTATTTATGGGCATTGGTATGCTCCGTCGCTTTCTTTGCAGCTTGTAGCAGTGATGATGATAATGATATGAATGGTACTAATCCTCCGGAAGAGGAAGCGGTCGTTACGGCTCCGGATGTGGTAGGGACGTATTGGGGGAATCTGGATATATCCATGAAACCGGATGACTCCGACCAGGAAACGGTGATTGGCAATGGAATAGCCAAGTTTATAACTATTTCCCAAGTCAGCGACACGGAAGTGAAAATGGAATTGAAAGAGTTTGAACTGTTCCTGAATGGAACTATCATGAAGTTCGGTGATATCGTAATAGACAAATGTACGGTAAAAAAAGAGACGGACGCCTCGACTTTCACCGGTCAGCAGGATTTAACCTTTTCGGGAGTTGCCGCCGTTCTCGGTACTTGTGATACCACAGTGGAAGGCACGGTGGAAGGTGAAAACCTCACTATGAATATTAATGTGAAAGTGGGCACATTGCAACAGACCGTGAAAGTGACCTATTCCGGAGTGAGGCAGGTAGAGGAATCCTGA
- a CDS encoding peptidylprolyl isomerase — translation METVENKYITVAYKLYTMEDGEKELFEEAKAEHPFQFISGLGTTLEDFENQVTALSKGDKFEFTITADKAYGQYDEQHVIDLPKNIFEIDGKFDSERIKEGNIVPLMTGDGQRVNATVVEIKPDVVVVDLNHPLAGADLIFEGEVIESRPATNEEIQELVKMMSGEGGCGCGCDSCGGGCGDHECGDDCGCEGGHCH, via the coding sequence ATGGAAACAGTAGAAAACAAGTACATTACCGTTGCATACAAACTATATACAATGGAAGATGGTGAAAAAGAGTTGTTCGAAGAAGCAAAAGCAGAACATCCTTTTCAATTCATTTCAGGATTAGGAACAACACTCGAAGACTTCGAGAATCAAGTGACTGCTCTTTCTAAAGGTGATAAATTTGAGTTTACCATCACAGCAGATAAAGCATACGGTCAATATGACGAACAACACGTGATTGACCTTCCTAAAAACATTTTCGAGATTGACGGTAAGTTCGACAGCGAACGTATCAAAGAAGGAAATATCGTACCTTTGATGACCGGTGACGGTCAGCGCGTGAACGCAACCGTAGTGGAAATCAAACCGGACGTGGTAGTAGTTGACCTCAACCACCCGTTGGCAGGTGCCGACCTTATCTTTGAAGGTGAAGTGATTGAAAGCCGTCCTGCTACCAACGAAGAAATCCAGGAGTTGGTGAAAATGATGAGCGGTGAAGGTGGATGCGGTTGCGGATGCGACAGTTGCGGTGGTGGCTGCGGTGACCACGAATGCGGCGACGATTGCGGTTGCGAAGGTGGACACTGCCACTAA
- a CDS encoding serine dehydratase subunit alpha family protein — protein MTQSERQQIIELIKKEVIPAIGCTEPIAVALCVAKAAETLGEKPEKIEVLLSANILKNAMGVGIPGTGMVGLPIAVALGASIGKSEYQLEVLRDCTPEAVAQGEQFIAEKRICISLKEDIEEKLYIEVICKTGDKTAKAVIAGGHTTFIYIAKDEKVLLDKQHTASAKEEGASLELNLRKVYDFALTAPLDEIRFILDTARLNKAAAEQAFKGNYGHSLGKMLRGTYEHKVMGDSVFSHILSYTSAACDARMAGAMIPVMSNSGSGNQGISATLPVVVFAEENNKSEEELIRALMLSHLTVIYIKQSLGRLSALCGCVVAATGSSCGITWLMGGSYDQVAFAVQNMIANLTGMICDGAKPSCALKVTTGVSTAVLSAMMAMENRCVTSVEGIIDEDVDQSIRNLTRIGSQAMNETDKMVLDIMTHKGC, from the coding sequence ATGACTCAATCTGAAAGACAGCAAATTATAGAGCTGATAAAAAAAGAAGTGATTCCGGCTATTGGTTGCACGGAACCCATTGCTGTGGCACTTTGTGTAGCCAAAGCGGCAGAAACATTAGGTGAGAAACCCGAAAAGATAGAGGTATTATTGAGTGCCAATATACTGAAAAATGCCATGGGGGTAGGAATTCCCGGCACGGGCATGGTGGGTCTTCCTATCGCTGTTGCCTTGGGCGCGTCAATCGGCAAATCAGAATATCAGTTGGAAGTCTTGAGAGACTGCACACCCGAAGCCGTAGCACAAGGCGAACAGTTTATCGCAGAAAAACGAATCTGTATCTCTTTAAAGGAAGATATTGAGGAAAAGCTATATATCGAAGTGATTTGCAAGACCGGCGATAAAACTGCCAAAGCTGTCATTGCTGGCGGTCACACTACCTTTATATATATAGCCAAAGACGAAAAAGTGCTGCTCGACAAACAGCATACTGCCAGTGCAAAGGAAGAAGGTGCTTCTCTCGAACTGAACCTGCGTAAAGTTTATGACTTCGCCCTGACAGCTCCTCTTGATGAAATCCGTTTCATCCTCGACACTGCCCGCTTGAACAAAGCTGCCGCCGAACAAGCTTTCAAAGGCAACTACGGACATTCTTTAGGAAAAATGCTTCGTGGCACTTATGAACATAAGGTGATGGGCGACAGTGTATTTTCGCATATCCTTTCTTATACTTCAGCCGCTTGTGACGCCCGAATGGCAGGAGCCATGATTCCGGTCATGAGTAACTCCGGCAGCGGTAATCAAGGTATATCCGCTACCTTACCCGTCGTAGTCTTTGCCGAAGAAAACAATAAGAGCGAAGAAGAACTTATCCGTGCCTTAATGTTGAGCCATCTTACGGTCATCTATATCAAACAAAGCTTGGGACGCCTGTCCGCCTTGTGTGGTTGTGTAGTAGCTGCCACAGGCTCAAGTTGCGGAATTACCTGGCTGATGGGTGGAAGCTACGACCAGGTAGCCTTTGCCGTTCAAAACATGATTGCCAATCTGACGGGAATGATTTGCGATGGCGCGAAACCGAGTTGTGCCCTAAAAGTGACCACCGGAGTTTCAACAGCCGTATTGTCAGCCATGATGGCTATGGAAAACCGTTGTGTGACTTCCGTAGAAGGAATTATTGATGAAGACGTAGACCAAAGTATCCGCAACCTGACAAGAATCGGCTCGCAAGCCATGAACGAAACGGATAAAATGGTGCTCGATATTATGACGCACAAAGGATGCTGA
- the aroC gene encoding chorismate synthase yields MFNSFGNIFRLTSFGESHGKGVGGVIDGFPAGITIDEEFVQQELNRRRPGQSILTTPRKEADKVEFLSGIFEGKSTGCPIGFIVWNENQHSSDYNNLKNVYRPSHADYTYTVKYGIRDHRGGGRSSARETISRVVAGALAKLALRQLGVSITAYTSQVGAIKLEGTYSDYDLDLIESNDVRCPDPEKAKEMADLIYKVKGEGDTIGGTLTCVIKGCPIGLGQPVFGKLHAALGNAMLSINAAKAFEYGEGFKGLKMKGSEQNDVFYNNNGRIETHTNHSGGIQGGLSNGQDIYFRVVFKPIATILMEQETVNIDGVDTTLKARGRHDACVLPRAVPIVEAMAAMTILDYYLLDKTTQL; encoded by the coding sequence ATGTTTAATTCATTTGGCAACATCTTTCGGCTCACCAGTTTCGGTGAGTCTCATGGAAAAGGAGTTGGGGGAGTGATTGACGGATTTCCTGCAGGAATTACCATCGACGAAGAATTTGTACAACAAGAACTGAATCGCCGCCGTCCGGGACAATCTATCCTTACCACACCACGTAAAGAAGCTGATAAAGTTGAGTTCCTTTCCGGTATCTTCGAAGGCAAATCCACCGGATGCCCTATCGGTTTTATCGTATGGAACGAGAATCAGCACTCTAGTGACTACAATAATCTGAAAAATGTATATCGTCCTTCACATGCTGACTATACTTACACCGTGAAGTATGGCATCCGTGACCACCGCGGTGGCGGACGTTCTTCGGCACGCGAAACGATTTCGCGCGTTGTAGCCGGTGCTTTGGCTAAGTTGGCGCTTCGCCAGTTGGGAGTCAGCATCACCGCTTATACATCGCAGGTAGGCGCCATCAAACTGGAAGGTACGTATTCTGATTATGACCTCGACTTGATAGAAAGCAACGACGTACGCTGTCCCGACCCGGAAAAGGCGAAGGAAATGGCAGACCTTATCTATAAGGTGAAAGGGGAAGGCGACACTATCGGCGGCACGCTGACCTGTGTCATCAAAGGATGCCCCATCGGACTGGGACAACCCGTTTTCGGCAAACTTCATGCTGCCCTGGGCAATGCCATGCTAAGTATCAATGCCGCCAAAGCATTCGAATATGGCGAAGGATTCAAGGGATTGAAAATGAAAGGTTCCGAACAGAACGACGTTTTCTACAATAACAACGGACGCATTGAAACGCATACCAACCACTCCGGTGGCATCCAGGGCGGTCTGAGCAACGGACAGGATATTTATTTCCGTGTTGTCTTCAAACCTATCGCCACCATATTGATGGAGCAGGAAACGGTCAACATCGACGGAGTAGACACCACATTGAAAGCCCGCGGACGCCACGACGCCTGTGTACTGCCACGTGCCGTGCCTATCGTGGAAGCAATGGCAGCCATGACCATACTCGATTATTATCTGCTGGATAAAACCACGCAGCTTTAA
- a CDS encoding PCMD domain-containing protein codes for MKAKHVIFYLLLVIISSSCIRDEAPNAEADILSCKLPGVVMTTHPIINNNSVTLFVGPGTDVSALAPEFTLTPGATISPQSGTVRDFNSPQKYIVTAADGVWKKTYTVSVIDTELATNYHFEDTLGGKKYYIFVEREGDKVVMEWASGNAGYALTGVPKTADDYPTFQITDGKEGKCLSLVTRSTGFFGQLMGMPIAAGNLFIGSFDVGNAMSNPLQATKFGLPFRYVPTYLAGYYKYKAGDKFTEGGSTVEGKRDICDIYAIMYETTESVPTLDGSNAFTSPNLVSIARIDNAEETDEWTYFKLPFTTLPGKFIDKEKLKDGKYNVAIVFTSSLEGAYFNGAIGSTLLIDEVELIYHSEN; via the coding sequence ATGAAAGCAAAACACGTGATTTTCTATTTGCTATTGGTTATTATTTCGTCTTCTTGTATTCGCGACGAAGCTCCCAATGCAGAGGCTGATATACTAAGTTGCAAACTGCCGGGAGTAGTAATGACTACACACCCCATCATCAATAATAATTCTGTCACTCTATTTGTCGGACCGGGAACGGACGTTTCGGCACTTGCACCGGAGTTCACCCTGACTCCGGGGGCAACTATCAGTCCGCAAAGCGGAACCGTACGCGACTTTAACTCTCCGCAGAAATACATCGTCACAGCCGCCGACGGTGTCTGGAAAAAGACTTATACGGTGTCCGTCATAGATACAGAGCTTGCCACTAATTATCATTTCGAAGATACTTTAGGCGGAAAGAAGTACTACATCTTTGTGGAACGTGAGGGCGACAAGGTAGTGATGGAATGGGCTAGCGGAAACGCGGGTTACGCCCTAACCGGAGTACCTAAAACAGCCGATGACTACCCCACTTTCCAGATTACGGACGGCAAAGAGGGAAAATGCCTTTCTTTGGTGACACGCAGCACGGGATTCTTCGGGCAGTTGATGGGAATGCCAATCGCGGCAGGAAACCTGTTCATCGGTTCTTTCGATGTGGGCAATGCCATGAGTAACCCGCTTCAAGCTACGAAATTCGGACTGCCTTTCCGGTATGTGCCGACTTACCTGGCAGGTTATTATAAATACAAGGCGGGGGATAAATTCACGGAAGGAGGAAGTACTGTCGAAGGCAAACGTGACATATGCGATATATACGCCATCATGTACGAGACGACCGAGTCTGTTCCTACGCTGGACGGCAGCAATGCATTCACCAGTCCCAACCTAGTTTCGATAGCACGCATTGACAATGCCGAAGAAACAGACGAATGGACATATTTCAAACTGCCGTTCACTACGCTTCCCGGCAAGTTTATCGATAAGGAGAAGTTGAAAGATGGCAAATATAATGTTGCCATCGTATTCACATCAAGCCTGGAAGGCGCTTATTTCAACGGAGCAATCGGAAGCACTCTATTGATTGATGAAGTCGAACTAATCTATCACTCGGAAAATTAA
- a CDS encoding porin family protein, with translation MRIYPYIFSLLACIGMSLPSYSQVDRNETLIRSALRGLEYEVKAGISIGGTAPLPLPVEIRSIDGYNPMLAITIGGEVTKWIAVQNKLGIIVGLRLENKAMTTEATVKNYNMEILGQGGERISGVWTGGVKTKVHTAGLTIPLMATYKLTGRWNIKAGPYFSYILSREFSGNVYEGYLREDDPTGPKVEFTDGKIATYDFSDDLRHFQWGLQVGAGWRAFKHLNVYADLTWGLNNIFKNDFHTITFSMYPIYLNVGFGYAF, from the coding sequence ATGAGAATTTACCCATATATATTCAGTTTACTTGCCTGTATAGGAATGTCCCTGCCCAGCTATTCACAAGTGGACAGGAACGAAACACTTATCCGCTCCGCCTTACGCGGACTGGAATATGAAGTAAAAGCAGGAATCAGTATCGGTGGCACCGCTCCACTTCCTCTGCCTGTGGAAATCCGTTCGATAGACGGCTATAATCCGATGCTTGCCATTACAATCGGCGGCGAAGTCACCAAATGGATAGCCGTCCAGAACAAACTGGGCATCATCGTAGGGCTACGTCTCGAAAACAAGGCCATGACGACCGAAGCTACTGTAAAGAACTACAATATGGAGATTCTCGGACAAGGAGGTGAAAGAATCAGCGGTGTATGGACGGGCGGAGTAAAAACCAAAGTACACACCGCAGGACTGACGATTCCTTTGATGGCTACTTATAAATTGACGGGCCGGTGGAATATAAAGGCAGGTCCCTATTTCTCTTATATACTTTCAAGAGAATTCTCGGGGAATGTATATGAAGGGTATCTGCGAGAAGATGACCCTACCGGTCCCAAAGTGGAATTTACTGACGGAAAGATAGCAACCTATGATTTCTCGGACGACCTGCGGCATTTCCAGTGGGGATTGCAGGTAGGAGCAGGATGGAGAGCTTTCAAACATCTGAATGTATATGCAGATCTCACCTGGGGACTGAACAACATCTTTAAAAATGATTTCCATACAATTACTTTCTCCATGTATCCCATCTATTTGAATGTAGGTTTCGGATATGCATTTTAA
- a CDS encoding dipeptidase, which produces MNEIKKYIAANEPKIMEDLFSLIRIPSISALPEHHDDMLACAERWAQLLTEAGADEALVMPSKGNPIVFAQKIVDPDAKTVLVYAHYDVMPAEPLELWKSQPFEPEIRDGHIWARGADDDKGQSFIQVKAFEYLLKNELLKNNVKFIFEGEEEIGSPSLESFCEEHKELLKADVILVSDTSMLGAELPSLTTGLRGLAYWEIEVTGPNRDLHSGHFGGAVANPINTLCQIISKVTDANGRITVPGFYDDVEEVPQAEREMIAHIPFDEKKYKEAIGVKEVFGEKGYSTLERNSCRPSFDVCGIWGGYTGEGSKTVLPSKAYAKVSCRLVPHQDHHKISQMFADYILGIAPDTVQVKVTPMHGGQGYVCPISLPAYQAAEKGFEIAFGKKPLAVRRGGSIPIISTFEQVLGIKTVLMGFGLESDAIHSPNENFSLDIFRKGIEAVVEFHKEYARL; this is translated from the coding sequence ATGAACGAAATCAAGAAATATATTGCCGCGAACGAGCCAAAAATAATGGAAGACTTGTTCAGCCTCATCCGTATTCCAAGTATCAGCGCACTGCCGGAACATCACGACGATATGCTGGCGTGTGCCGAACGTTGGGCGCAACTGTTAACAGAAGCCGGAGCAGACGAAGCACTGGTGATGCCCTCTAAAGGCAACCCGATTGTCTTCGCCCAAAAAATAGTAGACCCGGATGCCAAAACCGTGCTGGTCTACGCCCACTACGACGTAATGCCCGCCGAACCACTGGAACTTTGGAAAAGCCAGCCGTTCGAACCGGAAATACGGGACGGACATATCTGGGCGCGTGGAGCGGATGATGACAAAGGACAATCTTTCATTCAGGTAAAGGCGTTCGAGTATCTGCTTAAAAACGAGTTATTAAAGAATAATGTGAAGTTCATCTTCGAAGGAGAAGAGGAAATCGGTTCTCCGAGTTTGGAATCCTTCTGCGAAGAACACAAAGAACTGTTGAAAGCAGACGTAATCCTCGTCTCGGACACGAGTATGCTGGGTGCAGAGCTTCCTTCGCTGACTACGGGACTGCGCGGACTGGCTTACTGGGAGATAGAAGTCACCGGACCGAACCGGGACTTACATTCCGGACATTTCGGCGGTGCGGTAGCTAATCCCATCAACACGCTTTGCCAGATTATCAGCAAAGTGACGGATGCCAACGGACGGATTACCGTTCCCGGATTCTATGACGACGTGGAAGAAGTTCCGCAAGCCGAACGGGAAATGATTGCGCATATTCCTTTCGATGAAAAGAAATATAAAGAGGCTATCGGAGTAAAGGAAGTGTTCGGGGAGAAAGGATACAGCACGCTGGAACGCAACAGTTGCCGTCCGTCTTTTGACGTGTGCGGTATATGGGGCGGATATACGGGAGAAGGTTCGAAGACCGTACTTCCGTCAAAAGCTTACGCCAAAGTTTCCTGCCGGTTGGTTCCGCATCAGGACCATCATAAGATTTCTCAGATGTTTGCTGATTATATTCTTGGTATTGCTCCCGACACGGTGCAGGTGAAAGTAACTCCAATGCATGGCGGACAGGGATATGTCTGTCCGATCTCTCTTCCTGCTTATCAGGCGGCAGAGAAAGGTTTCGAAATTGCTTTCGGAAAGAAACCGTTGGCAGTGCGTCGCGGTGGCAGTATTCCTATCATTTCCACTTTTGAACAAGTGTTGGGAATCAAAACCGTATTGATGGGATTCGGACTTGAATCGGATGCTATTCATTCGCCGAACGAGAACTTTTCACTGGATATTTTCCGCAAAGGTATCGAAGCGGTGGTTGAGTTCCACAAGGAATATGCAAGACTCTAA